A single window of Selenomonas sputigena DNA harbors:
- a CDS encoding penicillin-binding protein, with amino-acid sequence MNVKNKAERAEKRRRRVRDNVQIVVLFVLALFFLTLCRYGWVQIVKGSEMSERVRMQSGEERVAQSPRGAILDANGRELAVSSMTKSLFVDPSHVGDAAQLAADLAPIVGLSEADILEDIDQGGGFVWVKRRMEPYMSDAVKALIREKSYGDCLGFRDEAKRYYPNDVLAANVLGFVGTDDKGLDGIEQQFDGLIKGVEEENFILTDMKSRPILSSLFMPDTYTGDRCKTVTLTIDSNIQFIVEQELDRAMAENAPQHATAIVMDPKTGNILALAMRPSYNPNEFGKYSSETWKNLAVSSIYEPGSTFKSVVAGAALEEKIVTPNQIFVDPGYVMVSGRRIQNWNGESFGTVTFTDVVKNSLNTGFALVGLDLGAERLTKYAKLFGFGEPTGVELPAEEGGILFEPENMRDSDMATMAIGQSIAVTPLQLVTAMAAIANDGVLLKPHIVKEIRNADGSTYLQTKRDEVRRALQSATTKTLVGLLEQVVAAGGGQKAQVKGYRIGGKTGTAQKIRPNGAGYMDGHYIASFCGFAPVDDPKVVVLVILDDPSGGNFYGGQIAAPVAGAIFSQIFRYMHIEPSSDPFVEMDEKRAQKEAQAPPKKKPRLPDVVPSGKVVMPDLDGLTIREAAEKLAEIGVTLEAEGSGRASYQSAPAYSVIDPGETVTVVFSP; translated from the coding sequence TTGAACGTGAAAAATAAGGCGGAGCGCGCGGAAAAGCGCAGGCGGCGCGTGCGCGACAACGTGCAGATCGTGGTGCTGTTCGTGCTCGCCCTGTTCTTTTTGACGCTCTGCCGCTACGGCTGGGTGCAGATCGTCAAGGGCTCGGAGATGTCGGAGCGCGTGCGCATGCAGTCGGGGGAGGAGCGCGTGGCGCAGTCGCCGCGCGGCGCGATCCTCGATGCGAACGGCAGGGAGCTTGCCGTTTCCTCGATGACGAAGTCGCTCTTCGTCGACCCGAGCCATGTCGGGGATGCGGCGCAGCTTGCCGCCGACCTCGCGCCGATCGTGGGTCTCAGCGAGGCGGACATCTTGGAAGACATCGACCAGGGCGGCGGCTTCGTCTGGGTCAAGCGCCGCATGGAGCCGTACATGTCGGATGCCGTGAAGGCGCTCATCCGCGAAAAATCGTACGGCGACTGCCTGGGGTTTCGCGATGAGGCGAAGCGCTACTATCCGAACGACGTGCTCGCGGCGAATGTCTTGGGCTTCGTCGGCACGGACGACAAGGGACTCGACGGCATTGAGCAGCAGTTCGACGGCTTGATCAAGGGCGTCGAGGAGGAAAACTTCATCCTCACGGACATGAAGAGCCGCCCGATTTTAAGCTCGCTCTTTATGCCAGACACGTATACGGGCGATCGCTGCAAGACGGTGACGTTGACGATCGACAGCAACATCCAGTTCATCGTGGAGCAGGAGCTTGACCGCGCGATGGCGGAGAACGCGCCGCAGCATGCGACGGCGATCGTCATGGATCCCAAGACGGGCAATATCCTCGCGCTCGCCATGCGGCCTTCGTACAATCCGAACGAGTTCGGCAAGTATTCGAGCGAGACGTGGAAGAATCTCGCCGTCTCCTCGATCTATGAGCCGGGATCTACCTTCAAGTCTGTCGTGGCGGGCGCGGCGCTCGAAGAGAAGATTGTCACGCCGAACCAGATCTTCGTCGATCCCGGCTACGTCATGGTCTCGGGCAGACGCATACAGAACTGGAACGGCGAGAGTTTCGGCACGGTGACATTCACCGATGTCGTCAAGAACTCGCTCAACACGGGGTTCGCGCTCGTCGGACTCGATCTCGGCGCCGAAAGGCTCACAAAGTACGCGAAGCTCTTCGGCTTCGGCGAGCCGACGGGCGTGGAGCTTCCGGCGGAGGAGGGCGGCATCCTCTTCGAGCCGGAGAACATGCGTGACTCGGATATGGCAACGATGGCGATCGGCCAGAGCATCGCCGTGACGCCGTTGCAGCTCGTGACGGCGATGGCGGCGATCGCCAACGACGGCGTCCTTCTGAAGCCGCATATCGTCAAGGAGATCCGCAACGCCGACGGCTCGACCTACCTGCAGACGAAGCGCGACGAGGTGCGGCGCGCGCTGCAGTCGGCGACGACGAAGACGCTCGTCGGGCTTCTTGAGCAGGTCGTCGCGGCGGGCGGCGGACAGAAGGCGCAGGTCAAGGGCTACCGCATCGGCGGCAAGACGGGCACGGCGCAGAAGATTCGTCCGAACGGTGCGGGCTACATGGACGGCCATTACATCGCGTCGTTCTGCGGCTTCGCGCCCGTCGATGATCCGAAGGTCGTCGTGCTCGTCATTCTCGACGATCCGTCAGGCGGCAACTTCTACGGCGGACAGATCGCGGCACCCGTCGCGGGCGCAATCTTTTCGCAGATTTTCCGCTACATGCACATCGAACCGTCGAGCGATCCCTTCGTCGAGATGGACGAGAAGCGTGCGCAGAAAGAAGCGCAGGCGCCGCCGAAGAAGAAGCCGCGCCTGCCCGATGTCGTGCCGAGTGGCAAGGTCGTCATGCCCGACCTCGACGGCCTGACGATCCGCGAGGCGGCGGAAAAGCTCGCCGAGATCGGCGTGACGCTCGAAGCCGAAGGCTCGGGCAGGGCAAGCTACCAGAGTGCGCCCGCCTACAGCGTCATCGATCCGGGCGAGACGGTCACGGTTGTCTTTTCGCCATGA
- a CDS encoding S1C family serine protease produces MTCFWNRKKKLLSGAIGVFVVGAVLFAGCSDSTAKEKENSVAGGIAVEQAASQKPLSDARNTPAVRAARAVGPAVVGITNKTVVRDWFNMPVETEGVGSGVIFKSDGYIVTNNHVIQGAKEITVSLPDGRSFKGKLVGADELTDIAVVKIEATGLPTAKFGNSDDLVVGEPAIAIGNPMGLEFQGTVTAGVISALNRTLDISERRLKLIQTDAAISPGNSGGALVNADGEVVGINSAKIAANGVEGIGFSIPINTVQEIIDQLLSNGYVVRPYLGVGIFDKETAARAGYTLNADKGVYVEHLELGGPANQAGVMRGDLILKIDDKETNTVADLRAAVAEHKVGDQVKLVIERDGKQETVTVTLKEMPQSNR; encoded by the coding sequence ATGACTTGTTTTTGGAATAGGAAGAAGAAGCTTCTTTCGGGCGCGATTGGCGTCTTCGTTGTCGGCGCCGTGCTCTTTGCGGGCTGCTCGGACAGCACGGCGAAGGAGAAGGAAAATTCCGTTGCGGGCGGCATTGCCGTAGAGCAGGCGGCGAGCCAGAAGCCTTTGTCGGATGCGCGCAACACGCCGGCGGTTCGTGCGGCACGCGCGGTAGGCCCTGCTGTCGTCGGCATCACGAACAAGACGGTCGTGCGCGACTGGTTCAATATGCCGGTCGAGACGGAGGGCGTCGGCTCGGGCGTCATCTTTAAGAGCGACGGCTACATCGTGACGAACAACCATGTGATCCAGGGTGCGAAGGAGATCACTGTCTCGCTTCCGGACGGGCGCAGCTTCAAGGGGAAGCTTGTGGGAGCGGACGAGCTTACGGACATCGCCGTTGTGAAAATCGAGGCCACGGGGCTGCCTACGGCGAAGTTCGGCAATTCCGATGATCTCGTCGTCGGCGAGCCGGCCATCGCCATCGGCAATCCGATGGGGCTTGAGTTCCAAGGGACAGTGACGGCGGGTGTCATCAGCGCTTTGAACCGCACGCTCGACATCAGTGAGCGCCGCTTGAAGCTCATTCAGACGGATGCGGCGATCAGCCCCGGCAACTCTGGCGGTGCGCTCGTCAATGCGGACGGAGAGGTCGTCGGCATCAACAGCGCGAAGATTGCGGCGAACGGCGTCGAGGGCATCGGCTTTTCCATCCCCATCAACACGGTGCAGGAGATCATCGATCAGCTTCTCTCGAACGGCTACGTCGTGCGCCCCTACCTCGGCGTCGGCATCTTCGACAAGGAGACGGCGGCACGCGCCGGCTACACGCTGAATGCGGACAAGGGCGTCTACGTTGAGCATCTCGAACTCGGCGGCCCTGCAAATCAGGCGGGCGTCATGCGCGGCGATCTGATCCTGAAGATCGACGACAAGGAGACGAACACCGTCGCCGATCTCCGCGCGGCTGTTGCGGAACATAAGGTTGGCGATCAGGTCAAACTCGTCATCGAGAGGGACGGCAAGCAGGAAACGGTGACGGTGACGCTCAAGGAAATGCCGCAGTCGAATCGATGA
- a CDS encoding DUF4160 domain-containing protein, protein MDKFCPCLKIFLIESFPCPRRNKMIRYKKEGEVRTMPEITRFYGIIIKIFFRNEHNPPHIHAIYGEHNGLFSIADMQMLEGDLPARAVKLVQEWGTPFTEELLQMWNTKQLRKLPPLK, encoded by the coding sequence ATGGACAAATTTTGTCCATGCCTCAAAATATTTTTGATTGAGTCTTTCCCTTGCCCTCGCAGAAACAAAATGATAAGATACAAGAAAGAAGGCGAGGTGCGTACGATGCCAGAAATAACGAGGTTTTACGGTATCATCATCAAGATATTTTTTCGCAACGAGCATAATCCGCCCCATATTCATGCAATCTACGGAGAGCACAACGGTTTGTTTTCCATTGCCGACATGCAGATGCTGGAAGGCGATCTTCCTGCACGTGCAGTCAAGCTTGTTCAAGAGTGGGGTACGCCCTTCACCGAGGAATTGCTGCAGATGTGGAACACGAAGCAGCTGAGAAAACTTCCTCCGCTGAAATGA
- a CDS encoding vWA domain-containing protein produces the protein MTEEKKAAQGRTELVFILDRSGSMSGLESDTIGGFNGMLRRQQEESTDILVSTVLFDDEVEVIHDRVPVGKVAPLTGREYFTRGCTALLDAIGCSIQHIRNIHKYAREEDRPVRTMFVITTDGLENSSVRYTAKKVKKLIGHQEKKHGWEFVFLGANMDAVAVAGDLGIRRENSVEFACDAGGVRENFVSLGAMTASFIKTGGIDAGWSMAIADYCKKARGKK, from the coding sequence ATGACGGAAGAAAAGAAAGCAGCGCAGGGCAGGACGGAACTCGTGTTCATCCTCGACCGCAGCGGCTCGATGTCTGGCTTGGAATCGGACACCATCGGCGGCTTCAACGGCATGCTGCGCCGCCAGCAGGAAGAAAGCACGGACATCCTCGTTTCCACCGTGCTCTTCGACGACGAGGTCGAGGTCATTCACGACCGCGTGCCCGTCGGGAAGGTTGCGCCTCTGACGGGACGCGAATACTTCACGCGCGGCTGCACGGCGCTTCTCGACGCCATCGGCTGCTCGATCCAGCACATCCGCAACATTCACAAGTATGCGCGAGAAGAGGATCGTCCCGTGCGCACGATGTTCGTCATCACGACCGACGGTCTTGAAAATTCAAGCGTTCGCTACACAGCGAAGAAGGTCAAGAAGCTCATCGGGCATCAGGAGAAAAAGCACGGCTGGGAGTTCGTTTTCCTCGGCGCGAACATGGACGCTGTCGCCGTCGCGGGCGATCTCGGCATCCGCCGGGAAAATTCCGTGGAGTTCGCATGCGATGCGGGCGGCGTGCGTGAAAACTTCGTTTCGCTCGGCGCGATGACCGCGAGCTTCATCAAGACGGGCGGCATCGACGCCGGCTGGAGCATGGCGATCGCTGATTATTGCAAAAAGGCACGAGGGAAGAAGTAA
- a CDS encoding YkvA family protein produces MGTFEEKYSEKGLWEKIQGNVAVIGANLVYKALQLFYVAQSPQCPTKVKAAIYGALGYLISPLDLIPDFTPVAGYADDAVALGTALLLAQMYITDEIKMKAWEKIRSLFGEEILRKLEEEGIQS; encoded by the coding sequence ATGGGGACGTTCGAGGAGAAGTATTCGGAGAAGGGGCTTTGGGAGAAGATTCAGGGGAATGTAGCGGTGATCGGTGCGAATCTCGTTTACAAGGCGCTGCAGCTCTTCTATGTTGCACAGTCGCCGCAATGCCCGACGAAGGTCAAGGCGGCCATTTATGGGGCGCTGGGATACCTCATCTCCCCGCTCGATCTCATTCCGGATTTCACGCCTGTTGCGGGATACGCAGATGATGCGGTGGCCTTGGGAACGGCGCTACTTTTGGCGCAGATGTACATCACCGATGAGATCAAGATGAAAGCGTGGGAGAAGATTCGCAGTTTGTTTGGTGAGGAGATTTTGCGAAAGCTGGAAGAGGAGGGGATACAATCGTGA
- a CDS encoding MATE family efflux transporter yields the protein MAKDMTEGSPAKLLLFFTLPLIAGNIMQQLYAFIDTLLVGRFLGIEALAAVGCTGSLMFLMLGFVIGLTSGLAICTGQRYGAKDAAGVRKSAAACAVLSFSIAVLLSVVGFFGCRPLLEFMNTPPELLDDATAFFSIICGGAVFATAALMAANILRALGDSKMPTVIIGVGIAINIAFEVLFLLAFGWGIPGAAFATVVSWALATGIFLVYIARRVPELHVRREDWRLSWSFLRMHLAIGLPMGFQATIIAFGAVILQVALNGLGAVPVAAYAAAQKVDTIAMMPMMSFGAAMAAYTAQNYGAGKFSRIRTGVQACCRMSVGFSLAAGAFVIAAGPYLMELFVGAGEAEAIRLGQTYFLVNGLTYWILSLLFIFRYTLQGLEQSIVPTVAGVMELIMRATAGIVLVDALGFLGACLGNPMAWLGSCVPLAIAYVMTVRRLPKEVR from the coding sequence ATGGCAAAAGATATGACCGAGGGAAGCCCCGCGAAGCTCCTCCTCTTCTTCACACTGCCGCTCATCGCGGGCAATATCATGCAGCAGCTCTACGCCTTCATCGACACGCTGCTCGTCGGGCGCTTCCTCGGGATCGAAGCGCTGGCCGCCGTCGGCTGCACGGGCAGCCTGATGTTTCTGATGCTCGGCTTCGTCATCGGTCTGACCTCGGGGCTGGCCATCTGCACGGGGCAGCGCTACGGCGCGAAGGACGCCGCAGGCGTCAGAAAAAGTGCGGCGGCATGCGCGGTACTCTCTTTCTCGATCGCCGTCCTCTTGAGCGTCGTCGGCTTCTTCGGCTGTCGCCCGTTGCTCGAATTCATGAACACGCCGCCCGAACTTCTGGACGATGCGACGGCGTTTTTTTCGATTATCTGCGGCGGAGCGGTCTTCGCCACTGCCGCATTGATGGCGGCGAATATCCTGCGCGCCCTAGGCGACAGCAAGATGCCAACCGTCATCATCGGGGTCGGCATCGCCATCAACATTGCCTTTGAAGTGCTTTTTCTGCTCGCATTCGGCTGGGGTATTCCGGGCGCGGCATTCGCAACCGTAGTTTCGTGGGCTCTTGCAACGGGGATTTTTCTCGTCTACATCGCAAGGCGCGTGCCTGAGCTTCATGTGCGACGCGAGGATTGGCGGCTCTCGTGGAGCTTTTTGCGCATGCATCTCGCCATCGGTCTGCCCATGGGCTTTCAAGCGACGATCATCGCCTTCGGCGCTGTGATCCTGCAGGTCGCGCTGAATGGTCTGGGGGCAGTGCCCGTCGCGGCGTATGCGGCGGCGCAGAAGGTCGACACGATCGCCATGATGCCGATGATGTCGTTCGGCGCGGCCATGGCAGCGTATACGGCGCAGAATTACGGTGCGGGCAAGTTCAGCCGCATCCGCACGGGCGTGCAGGCTTGCTGTCGGATGTCCGTCGGCTTCAGTCTCGCGGCGGGTGCATTCGTCATCGCGGCAGGGCCGTATCTGATGGAGCTTTTCGTCGGCGCAGGCGAAGCGGAAGCGATTCGGCTCGGGCAGACGTATTTTCTCGTCAACGGTCTGACGTACTGGATCTTGTCGCTGCTCTTCATCTTCCGTTACACGCTGCAGGGACTCGAACAGTCCATCGTGCCGACAGTCGCCGGCGTCATGGAGCTCATCATGCGCGCGACGGCGGGCATCGTGCTCGTTGACGCCCTCGGTTTCCTCGGCGCCTGCCTAGGCAATCCCATGGCCTGGCTCGGTTCATGCGTACCGCTCGCCATCGCGTATGTCATGACAGTTCGGCGCTTGCCGAAGGAAGTGAGGTGA
- a CDS encoding cell division protein FtsZ, with product MQDLAKWYRECDAGVIGIGDNGMEAVDHLMKSGFKNVEYLVLHRDAKKLRQTKADAIALEDDSWKGIEGWMTVPIEDYPISYQKFYFYCDLILQGERPAFVLADFSESLGRKTAPAAVREESLFPYAGKIAVVHVPHIETRNAGKKATTEDSDLKWCLQRLCEHAEVVIAMGDDASAALGTVAANAVAKQQSDFVGDLLLALHGDEEMRLSWQEARAFLSAGRLSRWGNLWQAWSSEAADVRSAMADVQRVLSYGGALGAAKRVFVMVTGKEGELSLSAVQKAMEELSALLDKEAEVLLHVNSEKEFDVGVRINMAVQVERGC from the coding sequence ATGCAAGACTTGGCGAAGTGGTATCGGGAGTGTGATGCGGGTGTCATTGGTATCGGCGATAATGGGATGGAAGCTGTCGATCATTTGATGAAGTCGGGTTTCAAGAATGTGGAATATCTGGTGTTGCACCGCGATGCGAAAAAGCTCAGGCAGACGAAGGCGGATGCGATTGCATTGGAAGATGATTCTTGGAAAGGTATCGAGGGGTGGATGACGGTTCCAATCGAGGACTACCCCATAAGCTATCAAAAGTTTTATTTTTACTGCGACTTGATCCTGCAGGGTGAGCGACCGGCTTTTGTACTGGCGGACTTTTCGGAGTCGCTGGGAAGAAAAACGGCTCCTGCTGCAGTAAGAGAAGAGAGCCTTTTCCCCTACGCTGGAAAAATAGCTGTGGTGCATGTACCGCACATCGAGACAAGGAACGCCGGAAAGAAGGCGACGACAGAAGATTCTGATCTAAAATGGTGCTTGCAGCGCCTTTGCGAACATGCGGAAGTTGTCATAGCGATGGGCGATGATGCTTCTGCAGCGTTGGGAACGGTGGCGGCAAATGCGGTGGCGAAGCAGCAGAGCGATTTCGTCGGTGATTTGCTGCTCGCTTTGCACGGGGATGAGGAAATGCGGCTCTCATGGCAGGAGGCTCGTGCGTTCCTGTCTGCAGGGAGGCTGTCGAGGTGGGGAAATCTATGGCAGGCATGGAGCAGCGAAGCGGCAGACGTGCGCTCGGCGATGGCAGACGTGCAGCGCGTGCTCTCGTATGGCGGCGCGTTGGGTGCGGCAAAGCGCGTGTTCGTCATGGTCACGGGGAAGGAAGGAGAGCTTTCCCTATCGGCGGTGCAGAAGGCGATGGAGGAACTGTCGGCATTGCTGGATAAAGAAGCAGAGGTGCTGCTGCACGTCAACAGCGAGAAGGAGTTCGACGTTGGCGTACGTATCAATATGGCAGTGCAGGTGGAGAGGGGATGTTGA
- a CDS encoding DUF2442 domain-containing protein: MLSIKINKVVPMDDMKLLVFFENGSVKQFDVGALSKDCPEFEVLRDPAIFQCVKVEPGGYGIAWNDELDCSEGELWENSIDIPSK, translated from the coding sequence ATGCTGTCCATAAAGATCAACAAGGTTGTCCCCATGGATGATATGAAACTCCTTGTTTTTTTTGAAAACGGCTCTGTCAAACAGTTCGATGTCGGAGCGCTAAGCAAAGATTGTCCAGAATTTGAAGTCTTGCGCGACCCTGCCATATTCCAATGTGTCAAGGTCGAACCCGGCGGCTATGGCATCGCCTGGAACGATGAATTGGACTGCTCAGAAGGCGAACTTTGGGAAAACAGCATAGATATTCCTTCGAAATAG
- a CDS encoding cupin domain-containing protein: MAILQGNIEVRKNAAGGKGEVSLEHLLSKEQMGDKCSTFARVTIKPGSSLGYHQHKGNSETYFILQGKGVYNDNGTEVEVGPGTTTFCPDGEYHGLSNENGTEDLVFMALIINS; the protein is encoded by the coding sequence ATGGCAATTCTGCAAGGGAACATCGAAGTGCGCAAGAACGCCGCAGGCGGCAAGGGAGAAGTCAGCCTCGAGCACCTCTTGAGCAAGGAGCAGATGGGCGACAAGTGCTCGACCTTCGCGCGCGTCACGATCAAGCCCGGCTCGTCGCTCGGCTACCATCAGCACAAGGGAAACAGCGAGACATACTTCATCCTGCAGGGCAAGGGTGTCTACAACGACAACGGCACGGAGGTCGAAGTCGGCCCCGGAACGACGACCTTCTGTCCCGATGGCGAGTATCATGGCCTGTCGAACGAAAACGGCACGGAAGATCTCGTGTTCATGGCTCTGATCATCAATAGCTGA
- the rlmH gene encoding 23S rRNA (pseudouridine(1915)-N(3))-methyltransferase RlmH: MKIRVVAVGKLKEKYLREGVAEYEKRLAPFASVELRETREEYMAENPSEAQRQQTLAKEGERLLRLVPERSFLIVLDVKGKLLSSEALAKELASLALQGQSDLTFLIGGAFGLSPAVRERADLRISFSPMTFTHQMVRLLLYEQIYRAFKINRGEKYHW, encoded by the coding sequence ATGAAGATCCGCGTCGTCGCTGTGGGAAAGCTCAAGGAAAAGTACCTGAGGGAAGGCGTCGCTGAGTATGAGAAGCGCCTCGCTCCCTTCGCTTCTGTGGAGCTTCGGGAAACGCGCGAAGAATACATGGCGGAGAATCCGTCCGAAGCACAAAGGCAGCAGACGCTCGCAAAAGAGGGCGAGCGTCTCTTGCGTCTCGTGCCGGAGAGGAGCTTCCTCATCGTGCTCGATGTCAAGGGGAAGCTCCTTTCGTCGGAAGCGCTTGCAAAAGAGCTTGCCTCGCTCGCGCTTCAAGGGCAGAGCGACCTCACGTTCCTCATCGGCGGCGCGTTCGGCCTGTCGCCAGCGGTGCGAGAGCGCGCCGATCTTAGAATTTCATTTTCGCCGATGACCTTCACGCATCAGATGGTGCGGCTCTTGCTCTACGAGCAGATTTATCGCGCGTTCAAGATCAATCGCGGCGAGAAGTATCATTGGTGA
- a CDS encoding YdcF family protein: MIQFLKFGASFFLPPGIFFLAFFFLAYLAWKRGERFAAKAIVLITAVFYLLSTYLVADVLMGALEDAYAPPAKPEGDVVIMLGGGAFSDAPDVDGEGALTASPSTRLLTAVRLAQKLDLPILVSGGQVFQESGKEALLAKRTLVSLGIPESRILVEGASQNTVQNAAYTAKILKENGLVRPILVTSAFHMKRSVLNYEKLGIEVVPYPTDYMVSHHPIFHVVKLAPSADALHTNAVVLQECLRTAVTYCLGK, encoded by the coding sequence ATGATCCAATTTCTGAAATTCGGTGCGAGCTTCTTTCTGCCGCCCGGTATTTTTTTTCTCGCCTTTTTCTTCCTTGCTTATCTCGCATGGAAGAGGGGCGAGCGCTTCGCGGCGAAGGCGATTGTGCTCATTACCGCAGTGTTCTACCTCCTGTCGACGTATCTCGTCGCCGACGTGCTCATGGGTGCGCTCGAAGACGCTTACGCGCCGCCCGCGAAGCCCGAGGGAGACGTCGTCATCATGCTCGGCGGCGGCGCTTTCTCCGATGCGCCCGACGTCGATGGCGAGGGTGCGCTGACGGCAAGCCCGTCGACGCGCCTTCTGACCGCCGTGCGGCTCGCACAAAAGCTAGACCTGCCGATCCTCGTATCGGGCGGGCAGGTGTTCCAGGAGAGCGGCAAGGAAGCGTTGCTCGCCAAGCGCACGCTCGTTTCCCTCGGTATCCCCGAGAGCCGCATCCTCGTTGAGGGCGCGAGCCAGAATACGGTGCAGAATGCGGCCTATACGGCGAAGATCCTCAAGGAGAACGGCCTCGTGCGCCCAATCCTCGTCACGAGCGCCTTCCACATGAAGCGTTCCGTCCTGAACTACGAGAAACTCGGCATCGAGGTCGTGCCGTACCCGACGGATTACATGGTCAGCCATCATCCGATCTTTCACGTTGTGAAGCTCGCGCCTTCGGCGGATGCGCTGCATACGAATGCCGTCGTGCTGCAGGAATGTCTGCGCACCGCCGTCACGTACTGCTTGGGGAAATGA
- a CDS encoding RtcB family protein: MERLEIKGKAATAIAYAKVIEDEAVEQIRRMCDYEFAEGAKIRIMPDVHWGKGCTIGTTMTVRDKVVPNLVGVDIGCGMYTVNLGKKELDLAKVDEAAHIIPSGRQLWEGRQAKFDFTELRCYRDLKNVKRIAKALGTLGGGNHFIEIDRAADGTNYLVIHTGSRSLGTQVAEIYQSLAIDLAHGKAALFAARDEMIRRYKAEGRRAELQEAIKELHRNFRPTKMTVPPDLAFLFGKYLDDYLHDIAICQRFARLNREKIAEKLLEHIGVTPSEAFHTVHNYIDTEEMILRKGAIAAHQGERVLIPINMRDGSILAVGRGDPEWNYSGPHGAGRLMSRTTARERFTLEEFQKEMAGVYTTSIGEGTLDEAPMAYKSLADIIDVIRDSVDVIEVLKPVYNFKAGGPKGAVEENEGGKEMLSL, encoded by the coding sequence ATGGAACGATTGGAAATCAAGGGAAAGGCCGCGACGGCGATCGCCTATGCGAAGGTCATTGAAGACGAAGCCGTCGAGCAGATCCGGCGCATGTGCGACTACGAGTTCGCCGAGGGTGCGAAGATACGCATCATGCCCGATGTCCACTGGGGCAAAGGCTGCACGATCGGCACGACGATGACGGTGAGGGACAAGGTCGTGCCGAACCTCGTCGGCGTCGACATCGGCTGCGGCATGTATACGGTAAACCTCGGAAAGAAGGAACTCGACCTCGCCAAGGTCGACGAGGCGGCGCACATCATCCCGTCGGGCAGACAGCTGTGGGAGGGGCGGCAGGCGAAGTTCGACTTCACGGAGCTTCGCTGCTACCGCGATCTCAAGAACGTCAAGCGCATCGCCAAGGCACTTGGCACGCTCGGCGGCGGCAACCACTTCATCGAGATCGACCGCGCTGCGGATGGTACGAACTACCTCGTCATTCACACGGGCAGCCGCAGTCTCGGCACGCAGGTCGCCGAGATCTATCAATCGCTCGCCATCGACCTCGCGCACGGAAAGGCGGCGCTCTTTGCGGCGCGTGACGAGATGATCCGCCGCTACAAGGCGGAAGGGCGGCGCGCCGAGCTGCAGGAAGCGATCAAGGAACTGCATCGGAACTTTCGTCCGACGAAGATGACCGTGCCGCCCGACCTTGCCTTTCTCTTCGGCAAGTACCTCGACGACTACCTGCACGACATCGCGATCTGCCAGCGCTTCGCAAGATTGAACCGCGAAAAGATCGCCGAGAAACTGCTTGAGCACATCGGCGTCACGCCGAGCGAAGCGTTCCATACGGTGCACAACTACATCGACACGGAAGAAATGATCCTTCGAAAGGGTGCGATCGCCGCTCACCAGGGCGAGCGCGTCCTCATCCCGATCAACATGCGCGACGGCAGCATCCTCGCTGTCGGCCGCGGCGATCCCGAGTGGAACTACTCCGGCCCGCACGGCGCAGGTCGGCTCATGTCAAGGACGACGGCACGCGAGCGCTTCACGCTTGAGGAATTCCAAAAGGAAATGGCGGGCGTCTACACGACGAGCATCGGCGAAGGCACGCTCGATGAAGCACCGATGGCCTACAAGTCACTCGCTGACATCATCGACGTGATCCGCGATTCCGTCGACGTCATCGAGGTTCTGAAGCCGGTTTATAACTTCAAGGCAGGAGGCCCGAAGGGGGCGGTGGAGGAGAATGAAGGCGGGAAAGAGATGCTATCGTTGTGA
- a CDS encoding helix-turn-helix transcriptional regulator: MEVVYDKEAGGYRISRESAEGLQPEEVFAVCKILLESCPFPKTVMQQVLRKLLSQVSREKRDVVEKLIAQETHHYTEPQHGRDVIPELWRLAAAIREQRITSFSYTRLDGVCHERVVKPVAILFSEFYFYLIAYYADDSADYPIVFRIDRMEKECFSVPYRERFKEGEFRKRIQFMYAGELR; encoded by the coding sequence TTGGAGGTCGTCTATGACAAGGAGGCGGGCGGCTATCGCATCTCTCGTGAGAGTGCCGAGGGGCTGCAGCCGGAAGAAGTGTTTGCGGTCTGCAAGATTCTTTTAGAGAGCTGCCCGTTTCCCAAGACGGTGATGCAGCAGGTTTTGAGGAAGCTCTTGTCGCAGGTGTCGCGGGAGAAGCGCGATGTCGTGGAGAAGCTGATTGCGCAGGAGACGCACCACTATACGGAGCCGCAGCATGGCAGGGATGTGATTCCTGAGCTATGGCGGCTTGCCGCCGCCATACGCGAGCAGCGCATCACTTCGTTCAGCTATACGCGACTCGACGGCGTTTGCCATGAGCGCGTGGTCAAGCCCGTGGCGATTCTTTTTTCGGAGTTTTACTTCTATTTGATTGCCTACTATGCAGACGATTCGGCGGACTATCCAATTGTTTTCCGCATCGACCGCATGGAGAAGGAGTGTTTTTCCGTGCCCTATCGCGAGCGATTTAAGGAAGGCGAGTTCCGTAAGCGCATCCAGTTCATGTACGCGGGGGAGCTTCGGTGA